The following proteins are co-located in the Chitinivibrio alkaliphilus ACht1 genome:
- a CDS encoding response regulator, which translates to MTKKVVVVDDSKFLTKQIKKFLESEMGYEVVAVGYDGEEAVALYHEHSPDLITLDITMPGKDGQDAMEEIIKEDPDAKILMISAVRGDAMLECMANGAAGYVEKPLKLKDAEFVEDFKSTLNEIFE; encoded by the coding sequence ATGACAAAGAAAGTTGTAGTAGTAGACGATTCCAAATTTCTTACTAAGCAAATTAAAAAATTTCTTGAGTCTGAGATGGGGTATGAGGTTGTTGCCGTGGGGTATGATGGGGAAGAGGCGGTGGCCTTATATCATGAACACTCTCCCGATTTGATAACCCTCGATATAACCATGCCTGGCAAGGATGGCCAGGACGCCATGGAGGAGATTATTAAAGAAGACCCAGATGCGAAGATCTTGATGATCTCTGCTGTTCGTGGCGATGCAATGCTTGAGTGCATGGCAAATGGCGCTGCGGGGTATGTGGAGAAGCCTTTAAAACTCAAGGATGCAGAATTTGTAGAGGACTTTAAATCCACATTGAATGAGATTTTTGAGTAA
- the ilvB gene encoding biosynthetic-type acetolactate synthase large subunit → MGNKKRYTGAEILIDALQKEGVDTIFGYPGGVLIPLYDALYDCKTMDVVLTRHEQGAAHAADGYARVTGKAGVCMGTSGPGATNLVTGIATAFLDSIPMVAISGQVATPLLGTDAFQEADLVGVTRPITKHNFLVKDIKELPEVIKKAFYIANSGRPGPVLIDLPKDVTTATMTGYSYPETIEMRSYRPNLDGHPGQIKRAATAIKRAKKPLVYAGGGVIISGAQKELIHLAETIDAPVTTTLMGLGGFPGDHNLFVGMPGMHGSKAANYALQNSDLIISVGARFDDRVTGDVSKFAPHAKIIHIDIDPASISKIITVDIPVVGDAQRILAELNKVVQPAKHEEWRAYLHGFKESYLYGYKNKSDVLMPQYVIEEMHRITGGDAFVTTDVGQHQMWAAQYYHFANPRRWITSGGLGTMGFGLPSAMGASFALDRGPVWSISGDGGFQMNLQELATIKINKLPVKIIILNNKYLGMVRQWQDIFFNKRYSSVCLTADCSCDGCGTEQECDTRGSYMPDFIRLSESYDIPARRVTDPGSITEALEWARDTEGPVLLECMVSPEANVFPMVAPGAALDEIIEDEELQDE, encoded by the coding sequence ATGGGAAATAAAAAACGGTATACAGGAGCGGAGATTTTAATTGATGCGCTTCAAAAAGAGGGTGTTGATACAATATTTGGCTATCCCGGAGGAGTCCTTATTCCTCTCTACGATGCATTATATGATTGCAAAACCATGGATGTTGTCTTAACCCGTCATGAACAGGGTGCCGCTCACGCTGCTGATGGATATGCACGCGTTACGGGAAAAGCAGGGGTCTGCATGGGCACTTCCGGACCGGGGGCCACAAATTTGGTAACAGGTATAGCCACGGCATTTCTTGACTCCATACCTATGGTTGCTATTAGCGGTCAGGTGGCAACACCGCTTTTGGGTACTGATGCCTTTCAAGAGGCTGATCTCGTTGGTGTTACCCGTCCTATTACAAAACACAATTTTCTTGTGAAAGATATTAAGGAGCTTCCCGAGGTTATTAAAAAAGCATTTTATATTGCAAACAGTGGTCGTCCCGGTCCGGTTCTTATCGATTTGCCGAAAGATGTAACCACTGCTACCATGACAGGGTATTCCTATCCTGAGACCATAGAAATGCGGAGTTATCGTCCAAACCTCGATGGGCACCCCGGGCAAATTAAACGAGCGGCAACGGCCATAAAACGGGCTAAAAAACCCCTTGTATATGCCGGGGGAGGAGTTATTATATCCGGTGCTCAAAAAGAACTTATTCATCTTGCAGAAACTATTGATGCTCCCGTAACAACCACTCTAATGGGGCTTGGCGGGTTTCCCGGAGATCACAATCTCTTTGTCGGGATGCCTGGGATGCATGGGAGTAAGGCGGCAAATTACGCCTTGCAAAACAGTGACTTGATTATTTCCGTGGGGGCACGTTTTGATGATCGAGTAACGGGAGATGTGTCAAAATTTGCACCCCATGCAAAGATTATACATATTGATATTGATCCCGCGTCTATTTCAAAAATTATTACCGTAGACATTCCTGTTGTTGGGGATGCGCAACGCATACTTGCTGAGCTTAATAAGGTTGTACAGCCGGCAAAACACGAGGAGTGGCGGGCCTATTTGCATGGCTTTAAAGAGTCCTATCTCTATGGGTATAAAAATAAGAGTGATGTTTTAATGCCGCAATATGTGATTGAGGAAATGCACCGTATTACCGGTGGTGATGCCTTTGTTACTACCGATGTTGGACAGCATCAGATGTGGGCTGCACAATACTACCACTTTGCCAATCCACGTAGATGGATAACCTCTGGCGGTCTTGGTACCATGGGGTTTGGTTTGCCTTCTGCCATGGGCGCTTCCTTTGCCTTAGATCGAGGGCCTGTATGGAGTATTTCCGGTGATGGGGGCTTTCAGATGAATTTGCAGGAATTGGCCACCATCAAGATAAATAAGCTTCCTGTGAAAATTATTATCCTTAATAATAAGTACCTTGGCATGGTACGTCAGTGGCAGGATATTTTCTTTAACAAACGGTATAGTTCCGTATGTCTTACGGCAGATTGCAGTTGTGATGGCTGTGGTACAGAACAGGAGTGTGACACTCGCGGTTCATATATGCCTGATTTTATTCGACTTTCGGAAAGCTATGATATTCCCGCACGGCGTGTTACGGATCCGGGATCGATTACAGAAGCCTTGGAGTGGGCCCGAGACACGGAAGGTCCGGTGCTGCTTGAATGTATGGTGTCACCTGAAGCAAATGTGTTTCCCATGGTTGCTCCCGGGGCAGCCCTTGACGAAATAATCGAAGATGAGGAGTTACAAGATGAATAA
- a CDS encoding ATP-binding protein translates to MKNFVGIKQKIIQSVMLMIAVIFLIIFAVLLGQNINRNRTRLEENRQQIIDGIKARGNILVKNNSTALRGMIADNAFSSIRDLVNATVGDEENPDIVRGICINRDRIPMAYAVAGEEIDPGFDPLDDPLTDWFIEQERAVDTTYIASEELGGIEVYEFSSPVHDEYTEEVIGYIRYTISAEPLREELARAEREARREILFMVLLLVCLMVGAIVMAYFVLTPIAQKITSPIIDLSESAKVISDGNYNFKIERTSDDEVGILSETFDEMRQTIKQYTEHLQDIIDDKMRQVKDILNNIDQGLMTLDFDGNIGEEYSLISNKILNVEDVSQQDVYSLLRLDTAGKKRFDTWLALVKKMHTKQRWKKIEKLAPIHELQFQTLSDDSNADDTFVNVAYQKVFDKEGNLSKLMLLTKDITESRKREMQMEAERLQHENEMKTILGVANTPEEEMIDFMKDTKTRLDAIMAKIASHLEGVAREREQYPDRDAQYAIPQEDVDILYRDLHTLKGNGGSYGFELFSTYAHEAEDRLEELRSPVSIRRSDTLESMKHLLEKMQAEYGAIDEKVKLINGSKEMVYVSVPAERVEYIQTLTRDLIEEYGEEKIPHELFATAEKLSWKPFLTQGRKYQKSAMKAARSLKKEIEFVFVDENKLVPGDIFKGVDESIMHIVRNAVAHGIEPNEVRQEKNKGIGQVLFSVDFDEEKRIIKIADDGAGIDRDVILKKAIERGLTTEQDASNLSDQDVYAFLFDSGFSTADSLSDISGRGVGLDVVKDNIERANGTVEITSQVTVGTTFEIRLPR, encoded by the coding sequence ATGAAGAATTTCGTTGGCATTAAACAGAAGATTATTCAGAGCGTTATGCTCATGATTGCCGTAATCTTTCTTATTATTTTTGCTGTGCTTCTCGGTCAGAATATCAACAGGAATCGTACACGGTTGGAAGAAAATCGCCAACAGATTATTGATGGAATTAAAGCACGTGGTAATATTCTGGTAAAAAACAATAGTACCGCCTTGCGAGGAATGATAGCAGACAATGCCTTTTCATCGATACGGGATCTTGTCAACGCCACTGTGGGGGATGAGGAAAACCCTGATATTGTTCGTGGTATTTGTATTAACCGCGATCGGATCCCCATGGCATATGCTGTTGCGGGAGAAGAGATTGACCCCGGTTTTGACCCCTTAGACGATCCTCTCACAGATTGGTTTATTGAGCAGGAAAGAGCCGTTGATACTACCTACATTGCATCAGAGGAGTTAGGTGGTATTGAGGTATATGAATTTTCATCTCCCGTTCATGATGAGTACACGGAGGAGGTTATTGGGTATATCCGATACACCATTTCAGCAGAGCCCCTGCGCGAAGAGCTCGCCCGTGCGGAGCGGGAAGCTCGACGAGAAATTCTTTTTATGGTGTTGCTTCTTGTGTGCCTCATGGTTGGTGCCATTGTCATGGCATACTTTGTGCTTACTCCCATAGCACAAAAGATCACCTCTCCCATTATAGACCTTTCAGAGTCAGCCAAGGTGATTTCTGATGGGAATTACAATTTTAAAATAGAGCGAACCAGTGATGATGAGGTGGGAATACTTTCAGAAACCTTTGATGAAATGCGTCAGACCATAAAGCAGTATACTGAGCATTTGCAGGATATCATTGATGATAAGATGCGCCAAGTAAAGGATATTCTCAATAATATTGATCAAGGATTAATGACTCTTGATTTCGATGGAAATATCGGAGAAGAGTACTCCCTTATTTCGAATAAAATCCTCAATGTCGAAGATGTATCCCAGCAAGATGTGTACTCCCTGCTTCGTCTTGATACGGCGGGTAAAAAACGATTTGATACGTGGCTTGCTTTAGTGAAAAAGATGCATACTAAGCAGCGCTGGAAAAAGATTGAGAAGCTTGCTCCGATTCATGAACTTCAGTTTCAGACGCTTTCGGATGATTCAAATGCCGATGACACTTTTGTGAATGTGGCGTATCAGAAGGTTTTTGATAAAGAGGGGAATCTCTCAAAACTCATGTTGCTAACCAAGGATATTACTGAGAGCAGAAAACGGGAAATGCAAATGGAAGCAGAGCGTTTGCAGCATGAAAATGAGATGAAGACCATTCTTGGTGTTGCCAATACACCGGAAGAGGAAATGATTGATTTCATGAAAGATACGAAAACGCGCCTTGATGCTATTATGGCAAAAATAGCAAGTCATTTAGAAGGGGTTGCTCGTGAACGTGAGCAGTACCCCGATCGGGATGCTCAATATGCAATTCCTCAGGAAGATGTGGATATTTTGTACCGAGATCTCCATACTCTTAAGGGGAATGGTGGTTCGTACGGATTTGAACTCTTCTCGACCTATGCTCATGAAGCGGAAGATCGTCTTGAGGAGTTACGTTCACCCGTATCTATTCGTCGAAGTGATACCCTTGAGAGTATGAAGCACCTTCTAGAAAAAATGCAGGCAGAGTACGGAGCTATTGATGAAAAGGTGAAGCTTATAAATGGTTCCAAGGAAATGGTGTACGTCAGTGTTCCCGCAGAGCGTGTGGAGTACATTCAGACCCTTACCCGTGATCTTATTGAGGAGTATGGTGAAGAGAAAATTCCTCACGAGCTTTTTGCAACGGCCGAGAAACTTTCTTGGAAGCCCTTTCTTACACAGGGAAGAAAGTATCAGAAGTCTGCCATGAAGGCAGCTCGTTCACTTAAGAAAGAGATCGAGTTTGTTTTTGTCGATGAGAACAAGTTGGTGCCTGGTGATATTTTTAAAGGTGTGGATGAGTCCATCATGCACATTGTGAGAAACGCCGTTGCCCATGGCATTGAGCCAAATGAGGTGCGCCAAGAGAAAAATAAGGGAATTGGTCAAGTGCTCTTTTCTGTTGATTTTGATGAGGAAAAGCGTATAATAAAGATTGCCGATGATGGGGCGGGTATTGATCGTGACGTTATTCTTAAAAAAGCCATAGAACGAGGACTTACAACGGAGCAGGATGCTTCAAACCTTTCTGATCAGGATGTGTATGCCTTTCTCTTTGATAGTGGTTTTTCCACGGCTGACTCGCTTTCAGACATTTCCGGTCGAGGAGTTGGACTTGATGTTGTAAAAGATAATATAGAACGAGCAAACGGTACCGTAGAGATAACTTCGCAGGTTACAGTGGGTACCACTTTTGAAATACGTTTACCGAGATAA
- a CDS encoding 2-isopropylmalate synthase, giving the protein MSERVIIFDTTLRDGEQALSASLSLEHKLRIARQLERLGVDVIEAGFPVSSPEDFRSVKAIADTVTDSTVCGLSRAVKADIEACGAALKNAERSRIHTFVGTSPIHIHKKLRKTESAVIDLAREHVRFARNLCDEVEFSAEDACRTEPDFLCRIVEEAILAGATTINIPDTVGYVVPELYAQMVDDLMNRVPNIDQAVLSVHCHNDLGMATANSITAVKHGARQIECAMNGIGERAGNCALEEVVMTLATRQDYLPYECGVVTEEIMRTSKLVRDLCSMPVQPNKAVVGSSAFSHSSGIHQDGILKAQNTYEIMTPQSVGLKENVMNLTSRSGKHMVKNRLIELGYREDEFDIAEFYTRFIDLADKKGTVYNDDLIVLMELDGENVADVWHLDYYNISSGQVPTATIVLTDDAGHKHQEAAVGDGAVDAATKAINRIVRYDIAVMDFHLEAVTKGSEAIGKVRIDGTYDEQAYVGNGTSTDIVEASLRAYLDLVNKVARIIKVGRGNSPAGYSGQE; this is encoded by the coding sequence ATGTCAGAGAGAGTTATTATTTTCGATACAACCTTGCGGGATGGTGAACAGGCACTTTCTGCGTCTCTGTCTTTAGAGCATAAACTCCGCATTGCGCGACAGTTAGAGCGTCTTGGAGTTGATGTAATTGAAGCAGGGTTTCCCGTGTCATCCCCGGAGGATTTCCGCTCCGTGAAGGCGATTGCTGATACCGTTACCGATAGCACGGTGTGTGGTCTTTCCCGAGCGGTGAAGGCAGATATAGAAGCGTGTGGTGCGGCATTGAAAAATGCGGAACGCAGTCGTATACACACCTTTGTGGGAACTTCCCCCATTCATATTCATAAAAAATTGCGGAAGACAGAATCTGCTGTTATTGACCTTGCTCGCGAGCATGTCCGTTTTGCACGGAATCTCTGCGATGAAGTAGAGTTTTCCGCAGAGGATGCCTGTCGTACAGAACCTGATTTTCTCTGTCGTATCGTGGAGGAAGCCATTTTAGCAGGGGCAACAACCATAAACATCCCCGATACGGTGGGGTATGTGGTACCTGAGCTGTATGCGCAAATGGTGGATGATTTGATGAATCGTGTTCCCAATATCGACCAAGCAGTACTCTCCGTACACTGTCACAATGATCTTGGTATGGCTACGGCCAACTCAATCACGGCGGTCAAGCATGGTGCTCGGCAGATTGAGTGTGCCATGAACGGTATTGGAGAGCGTGCGGGAAATTGTGCCCTTGAAGAGGTCGTAATGACCTTGGCAACTCGGCAAGACTACCTGCCCTATGAGTGCGGTGTGGTTACTGAAGAAATTATGCGTACCAGTAAGCTGGTTCGTGATCTGTGTAGCATGCCCGTGCAGCCAAATAAGGCGGTTGTTGGTTCAAGCGCCTTTTCGCACAGCTCAGGCATTCATCAGGATGGCATCTTAAAGGCGCAAAACACCTACGAAATTATGACGCCTCAGTCGGTTGGCTTAAAAGAAAATGTGATGAATCTTACAAGCCGATCGGGAAAACATATGGTAAAAAATCGTCTGATTGAGCTGGGATATCGAGAAGATGAATTTGATATTGCAGAATTTTACACTCGCTTCATTGACCTTGCCGATAAAAAAGGGACGGTTTATAATGACGACCTTATTGTCCTCATGGAACTTGATGGAGAAAATGTCGCTGATGTTTGGCACCTCGACTATTACAATATTTCCAGCGGACAGGTGCCCACCGCAACCATTGTGTTAACTGATGATGCGGGGCATAAGCATCAGGAGGCTGCTGTTGGTGATGGTGCTGTAGATGCTGCTACAAAGGCAATTAATCGAATCGTGCGTTACGATATTGCCGTTATGGATTTTCATCTTGAGGCTGTTACCAAGGGGAGTGAGGCGATTGGAAAGGTTCGTATTGACGGTACCTATGATGAACAGGCCTATGTAGGAAATGGCACTTCAACCGATATTGTTGAGGCGTCACTTCGTGCATACCTTGATTTGGTAAACAAGGTTGCACGCATCATAAAGGTTGGAAGAGGCAATTCTCCTGCTGGCTATTCAGGGCAAGAGTGA
- a CDS encoding HAD family hydrolase — protein MTIKAVFFDLDGTLLNTLGDLCRSLNETLEKEGFPTHSCEAIRRFIGDGVSALVQRALPQEVGAIPEHVAHYTSIYLRNYANVSPPQTHVYEGIYPLLRALKERDIPLAVVTNKPQPKALEIVRKFFPDTFVSICGQRDNYPRKPSPAGALAISKQLKIPPEETFFIGDSEVDLQTASAGGYFGVAALWGFRTRKELEGYEAQHYVQHPKEIVSLLP, from the coding sequence ATGACAATAAAGGCTGTATTTTTTGACTTGGACGGAACCTTACTAAATACCTTGGGAGATCTCTGTCGTTCTTTAAATGAAACTTTGGAGAAAGAGGGCTTTCCGACCCACTCTTGCGAAGCCATTCGACGCTTTATTGGCGATGGCGTTTCCGCCCTCGTGCAACGCGCGCTTCCACAAGAAGTTGGAGCTATACCGGAGCACGTTGCTCACTACACAAGCATCTACCTTCGTAACTATGCAAACGTATCACCCCCTCAGACACATGTATACGAGGGAATTTACCCACTCCTAAGAGCCTTGAAGGAACGTGATATCCCCTTGGCCGTAGTAACAAATAAGCCCCAACCAAAAGCCCTCGAAATTGTCAGAAAGTTCTTCCCTGACACATTTGTTTCTATCTGTGGACAACGGGACAACTACCCGCGAAAACCATCGCCTGCAGGGGCACTTGCCATATCGAAACAGCTTAAAATACCACCAGAAGAGACGTTCTTCATTGGCGATTCAGAAGTTGACCTTCAAACAGCATCTGCCGGAGGATATTTTGGAGTAGCTGCTTTATGGGGATTTCGCACCCGTAAGGAACTGGAAGGCTATGAGGCGCAGCACTACGTGCAGCACCCCAAGGAAATAGTATCACTCTTGCCCTGA
- a CDS encoding tetratricopeptide repeat protein: protein MLCFLLGTAYAMERDFSISLDMGQSNPLEAALQEGAEAAYEVNYHGLTLLDKRDLDSAKVYFDSARAMLPFYADAENNYALVQYRKGEIETPRRIWQSIIYHDSTYARAHYNLGLLAFEQEEYHRAHDFLRRAVRHQDDLAHAHALLGQVRQKLGHPQAVQSFERAVQIDPSDSSFAEQYVFSLLAQEDTSSAKDVLRRDERAWARALRGKLLVKQGRGATGRMLLEPLWNEGDTTIVPYLVEAYIQDEAFEEVVALYQEKAHLFTSDLLPSLFYAKYSLGDFDGAVQLKHLDGIQSKDDALLRINTAQIYYERGQTGRAVEVLSGVPSAYHGGFYWRVHGAVMFQRGKFEQAERSFLRALETSDEPPADIYTYLGLLYVQTGLKDRALIQFEKALALNPDDIDAAFESAILREEGFSRVRELLEERLSTGQAHRADSLRLAYLLHRDGPSARARALTAGYEATTPQEFYLFHQLCQDYASQDALQYCLERHNPFSYLSAQQMRDFLRRLNQAGEYAVATSFGERERSLQHRGDWEIYYILGYSWFRRGGYGTARAYLRRAHEKNPEDLYTAFLLSALMEKHSDNEAAEFVWQSFIPTDKHVEEMATVQQYLLRYNREDTLSTQARQTLRDLSHDAVVDVGRLYLDFGDTARVYDMAFLSIHTGAPVEELLSTAFFAARAQNDTAVVHRLMDATSPGLLAYERGVYYLSQGAYEQARMAVQDLPDTSAGKARVKMQSYLLHGARGTAAQYLDSLRAQGVESLPVEELEALLSEAFIIESDTTVITPEDSTLLYQHIQSMEKQGECTRVIHLVRAYLSFFEEKDLLSVLRRAGACARADSQWKDAHTFYMRAFRESDAAKDAYYASRACYFLQDHACVKHYYDAALMRDSTLHDSTLESATHIAEGAESLPVDTLLGRLHDFPLDTLYNRAVSFHRRGNISEAVTVYEAITQRDSSFVRAWNNLGVIAADRGEVSKALTFYTKALTKGRGRSEAYKNIVELYLSLNDHDQARMWLKEGLKAYPSDFFLRRLQHNLKKN from the coding sequence TTGCTCTGTTTTCTCTTGGGTACGGCCTATGCCATGGAAAGAGATTTCTCAATTTCCCTTGATATGGGACAAAGCAACCCCCTTGAGGCGGCGTTACAAGAAGGGGCTGAGGCAGCCTATGAAGTAAATTACCATGGGCTTACGCTGCTTGACAAGAGAGATCTTGATTCTGCAAAGGTGTATTTTGATTCGGCTCGTGCCATGCTCCCTTTTTATGCAGATGCAGAAAACAACTACGCGCTCGTACAGTATCGAAAAGGTGAAATAGAGACTCCGCGAAGAATTTGGCAATCCATTATATATCATGATAGCACTTACGCTCGAGCACATTATAATCTTGGGCTTCTTGCCTTTGAGCAGGAAGAGTATCATCGGGCTCATGATTTTCTCCGTCGTGCCGTGCGGCATCAAGATGATTTGGCACACGCCCATGCCTTGTTAGGACAGGTCCGTCAGAAACTTGGTCATCCCCAGGCTGTGCAAAGTTTTGAACGGGCTGTGCAAATTGATCCTTCGGATAGTTCCTTTGCGGAACAATACGTTTTTTCTCTCCTTGCGCAGGAAGATACAAGCTCTGCCAAAGATGTTTTGCGTCGTGATGAGCGGGCGTGGGCTCGAGCGCTTCGGGGCAAACTTTTAGTGAAGCAGGGAAGAGGTGCCACGGGGAGAATGTTACTTGAACCACTGTGGAATGAGGGGGATACAACCATCGTGCCGTATTTGGTTGAAGCCTATATTCAAGACGAAGCCTTCGAAGAAGTTGTCGCTTTGTATCAGGAGAAGGCGCATCTTTTTACATCTGATCTATTGCCCTCCCTATTTTATGCTAAATACTCCTTGGGTGATTTTGATGGGGCTGTGCAGCTGAAACACCTCGACGGGATTCAGAGTAAAGACGATGCACTTTTGCGAATTAATACTGCACAGATATATTATGAACGAGGGCAGACAGGTCGTGCCGTAGAGGTCCTTTCAGGGGTTCCTTCTGCGTATCACGGCGGGTTTTATTGGAGGGTTCATGGGGCTGTGATGTTTCAAAGGGGGAAGTTTGAACAGGCTGAAAGGTCTTTCCTAAGAGCCTTGGAAACAAGCGATGAACCACCTGCGGATATTTACACTTATCTGGGGCTTCTATACGTTCAAACTGGGCTGAAAGATCGAGCTCTTATACAGTTTGAGAAGGCCCTTGCCCTGAACCCCGATGACATCGATGCCGCCTTTGAAAGTGCGATCCTACGTGAAGAAGGGTTTTCGCGGGTACGCGAGCTTCTTGAAGAGCGGCTCTCCACAGGACAGGCACATCGGGCCGACTCGCTTCGTCTTGCCTATCTGTTACACCGGGATGGGCCTTCTGCTCGCGCCCGAGCGCTTACCGCAGGGTATGAAGCAACAACACCACAGGAGTTTTATCTTTTTCATCAGCTCTGTCAAGACTACGCTTCCCAAGATGCCTTGCAGTACTGCCTTGAGCGGCACAACCCCTTTTCATATCTTTCGGCACAGCAGATGCGCGATTTTCTTCGGCGCTTGAATCAAGCAGGGGAATACGCTGTGGCAACATCCTTTGGAGAACGGGAGCGAAGCCTCCAGCATCGGGGGGATTGGGAGATCTACTATATCCTTGGGTACTCCTGGTTTCGTCGTGGAGGATATGGTACGGCCCGTGCATATCTTCGACGAGCTCATGAAAAGAACCCAGAAGATCTTTATACGGCTTTTCTGCTAAGTGCTCTGATGGAGAAACACTCTGATAATGAGGCGGCTGAATTCGTCTGGCAAAGCTTTATTCCCACCGATAAACATGTCGAAGAGATGGCCACAGTACAGCAGTATCTCTTGAGATATAATCGGGAGGACACTCTCTCTACGCAAGCGCGTCAAACCCTTCGTGATCTCTCCCATGATGCCGTAGTTGATGTGGGGCGTCTGTATCTTGATTTTGGCGATACTGCACGGGTGTATGATATGGCATTTCTTTCCATACACACAGGTGCTCCCGTGGAGGAACTTCTGTCTACGGCGTTCTTTGCTGCTCGTGCTCAGAATGACACGGCGGTAGTCCATCGTCTGATGGACGCCACTTCCCCGGGACTTCTTGCCTATGAACGAGGTGTCTATTATCTCTCTCAAGGCGCATATGAACAAGCGCGCATGGCTGTACAGGATCTGCCTGACACAAGTGCAGGAAAAGCACGAGTGAAGATGCAGTCATATCTTCTCCATGGAGCCCGGGGTACGGCAGCGCAGTACCTGGACTCTCTCCGTGCACAGGGGGTGGAGAGTCTTCCTGTGGAAGAGCTGGAAGCTCTGTTGTCCGAAGCATTTATAATTGAATCTGATACGACAGTAATAACGCCGGAAGACTCAACGCTTCTCTATCAGCATATTCAGTCCATGGAGAAGCAGGGCGAGTGTACGAGGGTGATTCATCTTGTTCGGGCATATCTCTCTTTTTTTGAAGAAAAAGATCTCCTTTCGGTGCTTCGTCGAGCGGGAGCATGTGCCCGCGCAGATTCTCAATGGAAGGATGCTCACACTTTTTATATGCGAGCTTTCCGAGAAAGTGATGCCGCAAAGGATGCATATTATGCAAGTCGAGCATGTTATTTCCTTCAAGACCATGCGTGTGTAAAACACTATTATGATGCCGCACTCATGCGCGATTCAACCCTTCATGATTCCACCTTGGAAAGCGCTACTCATATAGCTGAAGGAGCAGAGTCTCTTCCTGTAGACACCCTGCTGGGTCGTCTCCATGATTTCCCCCTCGATACTCTGTATAACCGCGCTGTGTCGTTCCACCGTCGTGGGAATATCAGCGAAGCTGTCACGGTCTATGAGGCTATTACCCAGCGGGATAGCTCCTTTGTTCGGGCATGGAATAATCTCGGTGTAATAGCGGCAGATCGGGGAGAGGTTTCTAAGGCACTTACATTTTACACAAAAGCACTGACCAAGGGGCGTGGGCGTTCTGAGGCGTATAAAAACATTGTGGAGTTGTATCTCAGCTTGAATGACCACGATCAGGCTCGTATGTGGTTAAAAGAGGGGTTGAAGGCGTATCCTTCCGATTTCTTTCTGCGTCGGTTGCAGCATAATCTCAAAAAAAATTGA
- the ilvN gene encoding acetolactate synthase small subunit, translating into MNKRHTISVLVENNSGALSRISGLFSARGYNIASLSVSATEDHGVSRMTIVALGDDAIIEQITKQLNRLIDVIKVLDFKDKESVDRELMVATIQATHKIRHEIVSLLDIYNGKILSVSNRSLVIEVSERSDVLDDFIAIISPYGIREIARSGPVALAKPKMNE; encoded by the coding sequence ATGAATAAACGACATACAATTTCAGTGCTTGTAGAAAATAATAGTGGTGCCCTTAGTCGTATTTCCGGCCTTTTTTCGGCACGGGGGTATAATATTGCCAGCTTATCAGTTTCTGCCACAGAGGATCACGGTGTGTCGCGGATGACCATCGTTGCCTTGGGAGATGATGCAATTATTGAGCAGATTACCAAGCAATTAAATCGTCTTATCGATGTGATTAAGGTCCTTGATTTCAAGGATAAGGAGAGTGTAGACCGTGAGTTAATGGTTGCAACTATTCAGGCAACGCACAAAATCCGCCATGAAATAGTAAGCCTTTTGGATATTTATAATGGAAAAATACTCTCTGTTTCTAATCGTTCCTTAGTGATTGAGGTGAGTGAACGGTCGGATGTCTTGGATGATTTTATCGCTATTATAAGCCCCTATGGTATTCGAGAGATTGCCCGGAGTGGCCCTGTGGCGTTAGCAAAACCAAAAATGAATGAGTAA